In Erigeron canadensis isolate Cc75 chromosome 7, C_canadensis_v1, whole genome shotgun sequence, one DNA window encodes the following:
- the LOC122607360 gene encoding UDP-glycosyltransferase 85C1-like, with translation MDSVTRNDQKKPHVVFIPFPAQSHIKCMLKLAELLHHKGIHVTFINTRSNHKKLVESGGTPWLDDDSPGFVFKTVSDGPSSGAAEDGVEPVTPTMEEVWMHLANNFFDSFLDLVSGLKTPVTCIICDAFMTYTNTITAAEKLKIPIILFWTMAACGFMGFYQAKVLTDKGLLPLKDESYLTNGFLEMEIDWIPGMEGYRLKDLPEHMLATKMDDPGFKYLLKTAEAAHNVSYMIIHTFEELEARLVNEIKTIFPNVYTVGPLQLLLNQIKEKENKRTSLGCYSLWREEPECIQWLESKEPSSVVYVNFGSLAVMSLEDLIEFGWGLVNSGHEFLWIIRTDLVKGEPVVLPQELEEEMGKRGFIAKWCPQEDVLSQPSVGGFLTHGGWNSIIESLSVGLPMICWPYYGDQRTNCRQMCKKWEVGMEIGKNVKRDEVEKLVRLLMDGSEGKRMKEKATQWKKMAEMATSSNGSSSLDIEKLANLIINFS, from the exons ATGGATTCAGTGACCAGAAATGATCAAAAGAAGCCTCATGTAGTGTTCATACCATTTCCAGCCCAAAGCCACATCAAGTGTATGCTCAAGCTAGCTGAGCTATTGCACCACAAGGGTATCCACGTAACCTTCATCAACACCCGCTCCAACCATAAGAAACTCGTAGAGTCTGGTGGGACTCCTTGGCTTGATGACGACTCTCCAGGTTTTGTGTTCAAAACGGTTTCGGATGGTCCCTCTTCTGGTGCAGCAGAAGATGGTGTTGAACCTGTGACGCCAACAATGGAGGAAGTTTGGATGCACCTTGCAAACAATTTCTTTGATTCCTTTCTTGATCTTGTATCTGGGCTAAAAACTCCAGTAACATGTATCATTTGTGATGCTTTCATGACTTACACGAATACAATTACTGCTGCCGAGAAGCTTAAGATCCCTATCATCCTTTTCTGGACCATGGCTGCTTGTGGATTCATGGGGTTTTACCAGGCAAAAGTTTTAACTGATAAGGGGCTTCTCCCTCTTAAAG ATGAAAGTTATTTGACAAACGGGTTTCTTGAGATGGAAATAGACTGGATTCCAGGAATGGAAGGTTATCGTTTGAAGGATCTACCTGAGCATATGCTAGCTACAAAGATGGATGATCCTGGTTTTAAATATCTCTTGAAGACAGCTGAGGCGGCTCATAATGTTTCATATATGATCATCCATACTTTTGAGGAACTAGAAGCTAGACTAGTGAACGAGATTAAAACCATATTTCCCAATGTTTATACTGTTGGGCCCCTTCAGTTGCTTTTGAATCagatcaaagaaaaagaaaacaaaaggacAAGTTTGGGTTGCTATAGTTTATGGAGGGAAGAACCTGAGTGTATCCAATGGCTAGAGTCAAAAGAACCGAGTTCTGTGGTGTATGTTAATTTCGGAAGTTTGGCAGTAATGTCTTTAGAAGATCTAATAGAATTTGGTTGGGGACTTGTTAACAGTGGGCATGAGTTTTTGTGGATTATTCGGACTGATTTGGTTAAAGGGGAGCCCGTGGTTTTGCCCCAGGAACTTGAAGAGGAGATGGGCAAGAGAGGGTTTATAGCAAAATGGTGTCCACAGGAAGACGTCCTGAGCCAGCCATCTGTTGGTGGGTTTTTGACTCATGGTGGGTGGAATTCGATTATTGAGAGCTTGTCGGTTGGACTGCCAATGATTTGTTGGCCATATTATGGGGACCAGCGTACTAACTGTAGACAGATGTGCAAAAAATGGGAAGTTGGAATGGAAATTGGAAAGAATGTGAAAAGAGATGAAGTGGAGAAGCTTGTGAGGCTCTTGATGGATGGATCAGAGGGTAAAAGGATGAAGGAAAAAGCTACACAGTGGAAGAAAATGGCCGAAATGGCTACCAGTTCTAACGGATCGTCTTCTCTAGATATTGAAAAACTTGCTAATCTAATTATCAACTTCTCATAA
- the LOC122607180 gene encoding uncharacterized protein LOC122607180, giving the protein MADESLVEIPEQSYVNLTDHCHQFQQQPLDLGDSIDIANHGLVIGQEFPDVETCRRALKDIAIALHFDLRIVKSDRSRFIAKCSKEGCPWRVHVAKCPNVLTFSIRTLHSEHTCEGVRNLHHQQASVGWVARSVESRIRDNPQYKPKEILQDIRDQHGVAVSYMQAWRGKERSMAALHGTFEEGYQLLPAYCEQIRKSNPGSIALVYSSGQDNCFNRLFISYRASIVGFLNACRPLLELDRAHLKGKYLGTLICASAIDADDGLFPLAFAVVDVENDENWMWFMSELRKLLGANTDNMPRLTILSERQRGMVEAVDTHFPSAFHGFCLRYVSENFRDTFKSSKLVNIFWSAVYALTPVEFESKISEMLEVSQDVILWFQEFPPQLWAVAYFEGVRYGHFTLGVTELLYNWVLEGHELPIVQLMEHIRHQLTVWFDNRRNMGMRWNSIVVPSAEQRILESVADSRCYQVLRANEVEFEVVSTERTNIVDIRSRVCSCKRWQLYGLPCAHAAAALISSGKNAHVFADHCFKVESYRETYSQIIYPVPDRSLWKDVNDDSEGGGARGEMIIRPPKTRRPPGRPKKKVLRIESLKRPKRIVQCGRCHMLGHSQKKCAMPI; this is encoded by the coding sequence atggctgatgaaTCTTTAGTTGAAATCCCAGAGCAATCTTATGTGAATTTGACTGACCATTGTCATCAGTTTCAACAACAGCCTTTAGATTTAGGAGATTCTATAGATATAGCAAATCATGGTTTAGTAATAGGCCAAGAATTCCCAGATGTCGAAACATGTAGACGGGCATTAAAAGATATAGCTATAGCTTTGCATTTCGATCTTCGTATAGTTAAATCAGATCGTAGTCGTTTTATTGCTAAATGCTCGAAAGAAGGTTGTCCTTGGCGAGTTCATGTTGCAAAATGCCCGAATGTTTTGACCTTTTCAATTAGGACACTTCACTCTGAACATACGTGTGAAGGTGTTAGAAACCTTCATCATCAACAAGCGTCTGTTGGTTGGGTTGCAAGATCTGTTGAGTCACGGATTAGGGATAATCCACAGTATAAACCAAAGGAAATTTTGCAAGATATTCGTGATCAACATGGTGTCGCGGTGTCGTATATGCAAGCATGGCGTGGAAAAGAACGAAGTATGGCTGCTTTACATGGGACTTTTGAAGAAGGTTACCAGCTTTTACCGGCTTACTGTGAACAAATTAGAAAGAGTAATCCGGGAAGTATAGCTTTGGTTTATTCTAGTGGTCAAGATAATTGCTTCAATCGTCTCTTTATATCTTACCGTGCATCAATAGTTGGGTTTTTAAATGCATGTAGACCACTTTTGGAACTCGATAGAGCTCATTTGAAAGGGAAATATTTGGGTACCCTTATATGTGCCTCTGCCATTGATGCCGATGATGGTCTGTTTCCTTTAGCATTTGCAGTAGTTGATGttgaaaatgatgaaaattGGATGTGGTTCATGTCAGAATTAAGAAAACTTCTTGGTGCTAACACTGATAATATGCCAAGACTCACAATATTATCTGAACGACAACGAGGCATGGTGGAAGCAGTTGACACGCATTTTCCTAGTGCTTTTCACGGGTTCTGTTTGCGTTATGTGAGTGAAAATTTCCGTGACACTTTTAAAAGCTCAAAGTTAGTGAACATCTTTTGGAGTGCCGTTTATGCTCTTACACCAGTCGAATTTGAAAGCAAGATATCTGAAATGTTAGAGGTTTCACAAGATGTGATTTTATGGTTCCAAGAGTTCCCACCCCAGCTCTGGGCTGTGGCTTACTTTGAGGGTGTCCGTTATGGTCACTTCACTTTAGGGGTCACTGAGCTTTTATATAACTGGGTTTTAGAAGGTCATGAACTCCCTATTGTTCAATTGATGGAACATATTCGTCATCAGTTGACTGTATGGTTTGATAATAGAAGGAATATGGGGATGAGATGGAACTCAATTGTTGTACCCTCTGCTGAGCAACGGATTCTTGAATCTGTTGCTGATTCACGTTGCTATCAAGTGTTACGTGCAAATGAAGTTGAATTTGAAGTTGTGTCAACTGAAAGAACGAATATTGTTGACATAAGAAGTAGAGTATGCTCATGTAAGCGGTGGCAATTATATGGTCTTCCGTGTGCACATGCTGCAGCTGCCCTTATATCGAGTGGAAAAAACGCACATGTGTTTGCTGATCATTGTTTTAAAGTGGAAAGTTATAGGGAAACATATTCACAAATAATATATCCAGTTCCTGACAGAAGTCTTTGGAAGGATGTTAATGATGACAGTGAGGGTGGTGGTGCAAGGGGTGAAATGATAATCCGACCACCAAAGACACGTAGGCCTCCGGGTCGGCCCAAAAAGAAGGTTCTTAGAATTGAGAGTTTGAAAAGACCAAAAAGAATTGTTCAATGTGGTCGTTGCCATATGTTAGGCCATTCCCAAAAGAAGTGTGCAATGCCAATCTGA